A genomic segment from Deltaproteobacteria bacterium encodes:
- a CDS encoding glycine--tRNA ligase subunit beta, giving the protein MATKDLILELGSEEIPASFVVPALADMENSLAASLSEARLSTGAMRAYGTPRRLTIIIKDVAEQQADMTEEVVGPPSKVAFNADGTLTPVGANFAKGKGLDPSQVSKKQTEKGEYLYAQKFVKGGRALEVLPALLTKAITDIKFKKSMRWGHQDVTFARPLHWIVALFGEEVVPVSHGDVKSGRTTFGHRFLSPEPITLRSPHDYAQVMEKAHVNADVAKRRHDVEHAAQAAARSVNGFLLKDEALLDTVTNLVEWPSAVLGDFDARYLDLPPEVLISEMKSHQKYFSVVDAAGKLMPHFVAISNTPVKDPKVSKRGYETVLLSRLADARFFFDEDQKRKLQERVEDLKRVVFQQQLGSSYEKMERFRTLALELAKSTGKGDAATVERAATLCKADLVTGMVGEFPELQGIVGREYARKQNEGDAVAVAIDEHYMPRNAGDKVPAGDAGALIGIADRLDSVVGLIGIGKKPSGATDPFGIRRQTLAIINIILEKGYRLNLGDAIDRSLALLNNKVNDPKKTRAEVLDYFRDRLKNLWTEAHRADVVEAVLSAGFGDLVAAAERVSALSGIVGQAGFEPLAIAFKRVVNIVQKQASAVPGGEVDSALFQDDAERALFKAFHGARAKVDESIKSNDFAGALKEITGLKPAVDTFFDKVLVMAEDARVRDNRVRLLREIGAMFGRIADFSQIQAGEKA; this is encoded by the coding sequence ATGGCCACCAAGGACCTGATTCTGGAGCTGGGCAGCGAGGAGATCCCCGCCTCGTTCGTGGTGCCCGCGCTGGCCGACATGGAGAACTCGCTGGCCGCGAGCCTGTCCGAGGCGCGGCTCTCGACGGGCGCGATGCGCGCGTACGGCACGCCGCGCCGGCTGACCATCATCATCAAGGACGTGGCCGAGCAGCAGGCGGACATGACCGAAGAGGTCGTCGGGCCGCCGTCGAAGGTGGCGTTCAACGCCGACGGCACGCTCACCCCGGTGGGCGCGAACTTCGCCAAGGGCAAGGGGCTGGATCCGAGCCAGGTGTCGAAGAAGCAGACCGAGAAGGGCGAGTACCTCTACGCGCAGAAGTTCGTGAAGGGCGGCCGCGCGCTCGAGGTGCTGCCTGCGTTGCTGACGAAGGCGATCACCGACATCAAGTTCAAGAAGAGCATGCGCTGGGGCCACCAGGACGTGACCTTCGCGCGGCCGCTGCATTGGATCGTGGCGCTCTTCGGCGAAGAGGTGGTGCCCGTCTCGCACGGCGACGTGAAGAGCGGCCGCACGACGTTCGGCCACCGCTTCCTGAGCCCCGAGCCGATCACCCTGCGCTCGCCGCACGACTACGCGCAGGTGATGGAGAAGGCGCACGTGAACGCGGACGTGGCGAAGCGTCGCCACGACGTGGAGCACGCCGCCCAGGCCGCCGCGCGCAGCGTGAACGGCTTCCTCTTGAAGGACGAGGCGCTGCTCGACACGGTCACGAACCTGGTCGAGTGGCCGAGCGCCGTGCTCGGCGACTTCGACGCGCGCTATCTGGATCTGCCACCCGAGGTGCTCATCTCGGAGATGAAGAGCCACCAGAAGTACTTCTCGGTGGTGGACGCGGCCGGCAAGCTCATGCCGCACTTCGTGGCCATCTCGAATACGCCGGTGAAGGACCCGAAGGTGTCCAAGCGCGGCTACGAGACGGTGCTCCTCTCGCGCCTGGCCGACGCGCGCTTCTTCTTCGACGAGGACCAGAAGCGCAAGCTGCAGGAGCGCGTGGAAGACCTCAAGCGTGTGGTGTTCCAGCAGCAGCTCGGCAGCTCGTACGAGAAGATGGAGCGCTTCCGCACGTTGGCGCTCGAGCTCGCGAAGTCGACGGGCAAGGGCGACGCGGCGACGGTGGAGCGCGCGGCCACGCTCTGCAAGGCCGACCTCGTCACCGGCATGGTGGGCGAGTTCCCCGAGCTCCAGGGCATCGTGGGCCGCGAGTACGCGCGCAAGCAGAACGAGGGCGACGCGGTGGCCGTGGCCATCGACGAGCACTACATGCCCCGCAACGCGGGCGACAAGGTCCCCGCGGGCGACGCCGGCGCGCTCATCGGCATCGCCGATCGGCTCGACTCGGTCGTCGGCCTCATCGGCATCGGCAAGAAGCCCTCCGGCGCGACCGATCCCTTCGGCATCCGCCGCCAGACGCTGGCCATCATCAACATCATCCTGGAGAAGGGCTACCGCCTGAACCTGGGCGACGCGATCGATCGCTCGCTGGCGCTGCTTAACAACAAGGTTAACGATCCCAAGAAGACGCGCGCCGAGGTGCTCGACTACTTCCGCGATCGCCTGAAGAACCTCTGGACCGAGGCGCACCGCGCGGACGTCGTCGAGGCCGTGCTCAGCGCCGGCTTTGGCGATCTCGTGGCTGCGGCGGAGCGGGTGTCGGCGCTCTCGGGGATCGTGGGGCAGGCGGGCTTCGAGCCCCTGGCCATCGCGTTCAAGCGCGTGGTGAACATCGTGCAGAAGCAGGCCTCGGCGGTGCCGGGGGGCGAGGTGGACTCGGCGCTCTTCCAGGACGACGCCGAGCGCGCGCTCTTCAAGGCGTTCCACGGCGCGCGCGCGAAGGTGGATGAGTCCATCAAGAGCAACGATTTCGCGGGTGCGCTGAAGGAGATCACCGGGCTCAAGCCGGCCGTGGACACCTTCTTCGACAAGGTGCTCGTGATGGCCGAGGACGCCCGCGTGCGCGACAACCGCGTGCGGCTGCTGCGCGAGATCGGCGCCATGTTCGGGCGCATCGCGGACTTCAGCCAGATCCAGGCGGGCGAGAAGGCCTAG
- a CDS encoding tetratricopeptide repeat protein — protein sequence MLRFPFTLAAVALVGCAGQRLAVRADTSSDALQEAGLAQGIPLRDPLELPPDVIAQVVEEVGRDGRPESRAHRVLRWMENHQGNFEYASETFTAGEAFEAKRGDCFAFTNLFIALSRAVGLQVHYVYVREVGRFQERDGSYLVSSHVAAELGTFPDNDIIDFARTPDAHTLYAYRELGDAEAAALFNSNLAVQQLLEGRAHLAERILRFLAEQEPSLPELANNLAVALSRNRQAPEAREVLNAALEQFPRYAPLYTNAMSVALQLGDGVEAQALEARGREVAEDDPLYVFGQGLHRFGDRDYAGAAERFERAAELQESAVAWAWLARAQLAAGKTDASKHALKHALQLAPGDAQIQQLQSELGSL from the coding sequence ATGCTTCGCTTTCCTTTCACGCTGGCGGCAGTCGCGCTGGTGGGCTGCGCGGGGCAGCGGCTGGCGGTCCGCGCCGACACCTCCAGCGACGCGCTCCAGGAAGCGGGGCTCGCGCAGGGCATTCCGCTGCGCGATCCGCTCGAGCTGCCGCCGGATGTGATCGCGCAGGTGGTCGAAGAAGTCGGACGCGACGGCCGGCCCGAGTCGCGCGCGCACCGGGTGCTGCGCTGGATGGAGAACCACCAGGGCAACTTCGAGTACGCGAGCGAGACCTTCACTGCGGGTGAAGCCTTCGAAGCCAAGCGCGGCGACTGCTTCGCGTTCACGAACCTCTTCATCGCGCTCTCGCGCGCCGTGGGACTCCAAGTTCACTACGTGTACGTGCGTGAGGTGGGCCGCTTCCAGGAGAGGGACGGCAGCTACCTCGTCTCCTCGCACGTGGCGGCGGAGCTGGGCACCTTCCCCGACAACGACATCATCGACTTCGCGCGCACGCCCGACGCGCACACCCTCTACGCCTACCGCGAGCTCGGCGACGCCGAGGCGGCCGCGCTCTTCAACAGCAACCTCGCGGTGCAGCAGCTCCTCGAGGGCCGCGCGCACCTGGCCGAGCGCATCCTGCGCTTCCTGGCCGAGCAGGAGCCGTCGCTGCCGGAGCTCGCGAACAATCTCGCCGTCGCGCTCTCGCGGAATCGGCAGGCGCCGGAGGCGCGCGAGGTCTTGAACGCGGCGCTGGAGCAGTTCCCGCGCTACGCGCCGCTGTACACGAACGCCATGAGCGTGGCGCTGCAGCTCGGCGACGGCGTGGAGGCGCAGGCGCTCGAGGCGCGCGGCCGCGAGGTCGCCGAGGACGATCCGCTCTACGTCTTCGGGCAAGGGCTGCACCGCTTCGGCGATCGCGACTACGCGGGCGCGGCGGAGCGGTTCGAGCGCGCGGCGGAGCTGCAAGAGAGCGCGGTGGCTTGGGCGTGGCTGGCGCGCGCGCAGCTCGCCGCGGGGAAGACCGACGCGAGCAAGCACGCGTTGAAGCACGCGCTGCAGCTCGCGCCGGGAGACGCGCAGATCCAGCAACTGCAGAGCGAGCTCGGGAGTCTCTAG
- the glyQ gene encoding glycine--tRNA ligase subunit alpha yields MTFQELVLTLQGYWAKHGCILAQGYDLEVGAGTMNPQTFLRVLGPEPWSVAYVEPSRRPGDGRYGENPNRLYQHHQFQVILKPNPTNTQELYLGSLKAIGMDPLEHDIRFVEDDWESPTLGAWGLGWEVWCDGGEVTQFTYFQQAGGYECRPVAAELTYGLERIAKYLQNKESIFDVEFTKGVTYGEIFHENEFEMSKYSFEASDPKMLFELFGMYEAETKRLLELGLPLPAYDYCLKCSHTFNNLDARGAISVTERAGYIKRVRDVAHGCADGYLKSRRKLGYPLLGAKGKEIAAAENAAIAAADAAKAEKAAKAAAKAQASKEKR; encoded by the coding sequence ATGACCTTCCAAGAGCTCGTCCTCACGCTGCAAGGCTACTGGGCCAAGCACGGCTGCATCCTCGCCCAGGGCTACGACCTCGAGGTCGGCGCGGGCACCATGAACCCGCAGACCTTCCTGCGCGTGCTCGGTCCGGAGCCGTGGAGCGTGGCCTACGTGGAGCCCAGCCGCCGCCCCGGCGACGGCCGCTACGGCGAGAACCCCAACCGGCTCTACCAGCACCACCAGTTCCAGGTGATCTTGAAGCCCAACCCGACCAACACCCAGGAGCTCTACCTGGGCTCGCTCAAGGCGATCGGGATGGATCCTTTGGAGCACGACATCCGCTTCGTGGAGGACGACTGGGAGTCGCCCACGCTCGGCGCCTGGGGCCTCGGTTGGGAGGTGTGGTGCGACGGCGGCGAGGTGACGCAGTTCACCTACTTCCAGCAGGCCGGCGGCTACGAGTGCCGGCCCGTCGCGGCCGAGCTGACGTACGGGCTGGAGCGCATCGCCAAGTACCTCCAGAACAAGGAGAGCATCTTCGACGTGGAGTTCACCAAGGGCGTGACCTACGGCGAGATCTTCCACGAGAACGAGTTCGAGATGTCGAAGTACTCGTTCGAGGCCAGCGACCCGAAGATGCTCTTCGAGCTCTTCGGCATGTACGAGGCCGAGACCAAGCGCCTGCTCGAGCTGGGCCTGCCGCTGCCCGCCTACGACTACTGCTTGAAGTGCTCGCACACCTTCAACAACCTCGACGCCCGCGGCGCCATCTCCGTCACCGAGCGCGCCGGCTACATCAAGCGCGTCCGCGACGTGGCCCACGGCTGCGCCGACGGCTACCTGAAGTCGCGCCGCAAGCTGGGCTACCCGCTGCTGGGCGCGAAGGGCAAGGAGATCGCCGCGGCGGAGAACGCGGCCATCGCGGCCGCTGACGCAGCGAAGGCGGAGAAGGCAGCCAAGGCCGCGGCCAAGGCGCAGGCGTCGAAGGAGAAGCGCTAG